The proteins below are encoded in one region of Hordeum vulgare subsp. vulgare chromosome 3H, MorexV3_pseudomolecules_assembly, whole genome shotgun sequence:
- the LOC123442441 gene encoding extended synaptotagmin-1 produces the protein MAKKGLKKLHAKDALDFFNQVMVEQPLLPFLIPLGLFAWFVERWVVPFSNWVPLAAAVWATIQYGRFKRKMAVEDLNKRWKHLILNTTPTTPIEPCEWLNKLLIEVWPNYMEPKLSKKFQSTVERRLKNRKPKLIDKIELQEFSLGSCPPTLGEQGMRWMTSGEQQVMSLGFDWHSKEMSVMFMAKLAKPLMGTARIVINSIHIKGDLLLSPILDGEAVLYSFESTPEVRIGVAFGSGGSQTVPGMELPGVSTWLVKLLTETIAKTMVEPRRLCFSLPPVDLKKQAVGGVLSVTVVSASNLGRKSRTNELANHQSSSGNTTPGTPLNRKAHTFIEVEVGTLTRKTTTCEGPNPTWNSTFNMVLHGETGFVKFLLYELDSDGVKYNYLTSCEIKVKYVLDGSTIFWAIGHNDGVVARHAEHCGKEVGMVVPFEEDITGELTVSLVLKEWQFSDGSVTLSNSLSNEFQCSIDGSPKLQSRTGRMLRVKVVEGRALAVNSKSGKCDPYVKLQYGKALYRTKTLSRTAQPVWNDKFEFEEIGGGEYLKVKCYNLDTFSDDCIGSARVNLEGLLDGASRDVWVPLEKVDSGEIRLEIEAIPNDLNDSLKRSSSKVEAGWIELVIVEARDLVAADLRGTSDPYVRVQYGNKKKRTKVIYKTLAPNWNQTFEFAETGEPLILHVKDHNAVLPTASIGNCTVEYSMLSPNQPADKWIPLQGVRSGEIHVKIARRVADSKKKTSLLTDASALGKGHKISAQMRDSLKKCAGLVDDGGDLESLSLALTEVEGVQDEQEVYIQQLEREKALMLQKIHDLGSEIVRTSSGPPRTPY, from the exons ATGGCGAAGAAGGGGCTCAAGAAGCTGCACGCCAAGGATGCGCTCGACTTCTTCAACCAGGTCATGGTGGAGCAGCCCCTGCTCCCGTTCCTCATCCCCCTCGGCCTCTTCGCGTGGTTCGTCGAGCGCTGGGTCGTGCCTTTCTCCAACTGGGTGCCCCTCGCGGCCGCCGTCTGGGCGACCATTCAG TATGGGAGGTTTAAACGGAAGATGGCTGTAGAAGATTTGAACAAAAGATGGAAGCACCTTATACTGAACACAACA CCTACCACTCCAATAGAGCCCTGCGAGTGGTTGAACAAACTTTTGATAGAAGTTTGGCCCAACTACATGGAACCGAAACTATCAAAGAAGTTCCAATCTACTGTCGAG AGACGCTTAAAGAATCGAAAACCAAAACTGATA GATAAAATAGAATTACAGGAATTTTCACTCGGTTCTTGCCCACCTACCTTGGGAGAGCAGGGTATGCGCTGGATGACTTCAGGTGAACAG CAAGTCATGTCCTTGGGTTTTGATTGGCACAGCAAAGAGATGAGCGTGATGTTTATGGCGAAATTAGCAAAACCTCTGATGGGCACTGCTCGCATTGTTATAAACAGCATCCACATCAAGGGCGAT CTTCTATTGAGTCCCATTCTTGATGGTGAAGCTGTCCTCTATTCTTTTGAATCTACTCCAGAAGTCAGAATAGGTGTAGCATTTGGAAGTGGTGGAAGCCAAACAGTTCCTGGTATGGAGTTACCGGGTGTCTCAACATGGCTG GTAAAGCTTTTGACTGAAACAATAGCTAAGACAATGGTTGAGCCTCGCCGTCTCTGCTTTTCTTTGCCACCAGTAGATCTGAAGAAACAAGCAGTTGGTGGTGTTCTTTCTGTTACTGTTGTTTCAGCTAGTAATCTTGGCAGAAAGAGCAGAACTAATGAGTTAGCGAATCACCAAAGCTCAAGTGGAAACACTACACCTGGGACTCCTCTTAACAGGAAGGCACATACATTTATTGAGGTAGAAGTTGGCACTTTGACGAGAAAAACAACTACTTGTGAGGGTCCAAATCCTACATGGAATAGCACATTTAACATGGTACTGCATGGAGAGACAGGTTTTGTCAAGTTTCTTCTGTATGAACTGGATTCTGATGGTGTCAAGTACAATTATCTGACAAGCTGCGAGATAAAG GTCAAGTATGTTTTAGATGGCTCGACAATATTTTGGGCTATAGGACATAATGATGGTGTGGTTGCAAGGCATGCCGAGCATTGTGGGAAAGAAGTTGGTATggtggttccatttgaggaggaTATTACAGGCGAG TTAACTGTCAGCCTTGTTCTAAAAGAATGGCAATTCTCTGATGGGTCGGTTACATTGAGTAACTCTCTAAGCAATGAATTTCAATGTTCTATTGATGGATCACCGAAGCTTCAATCAAGGACAGGAAGGATGCTCAGAGTCAAAGTAGTGGAGGGTAGGGCCCTTGCAGTAAACAGTAAATCTGGGAAATGTGATCCTTATGTGAAACTCCAGTATGGAAAG GCTCTATACAGAACGAAGACGCTCTCTCGTACGGCCCAGCCGGTCTGGAACGACAAGTTTGAATTTGAAGAGATTGGTGGTGGTGAATATCTGAAGGTCAAATGCTATAATTTAGATACATTTAGTGATGATTGCATTGGCAGTGCAAGAGTAAATCTGGAGGGACTTCTAGATGGTGCTAGCCGAGATGTCTGGGTACCACTTGAAAAAGTAGATTCAGGAGAGATCAGGCTCGAAATAGAGGCAATACCAAATGATCTGAACGACAGTCTGAAG AGATCAAGCAGTAAAGTTGAAGCTGGCTGGATCGAGCTAGTAATAGTTGAAGCCAGGGATCTTGTTGCTGCTGATCTTAGAGGAACTAGTGATCCATATGTCAGGGTGCAATATGGGAACAAGAAGAAGCGAACCAAG GTCATTTACAAGACGCTGGCTCCAAATTGGAACCAGACATTTGAGTTTGCAGAAACCGGAGAACCCCTGATCCTGCATGTCAAGGACCATAACGCGGTCCTTCCAACCGCCAGCATAGGGAACTGCACCGTCGAATACAGCATGCTTTCTCCGAATCAACCCGCCGACAAATGGATACCGCTGCAAGGAGTGCGGAGCGGAGAAATCCACGTGAAGATCGCCCGAAGAGTCGCCGACTCGAAAAAGAAAACCAGCCTGCTGACAGACGCGTCCGCCCTTGGCAAAGGACACAAGATATCAGCACAG ATGAGGGACAGCTTGAAGAAATGCGCGGGCTTGGTCGATGACGGCGGTGACCTGGAGTCGCTGTCGCTGGCCCTGACGGAGGTGGAGGGCGTCCAGGACGAGCAGGAGGTGTACATACAGCAGCTGGAGCGGGAGAAGGCCCTGATGCTGCAAAAGATACATGACCTTGGTTCTGAAATCGTCAGGACATCCTCCGGTCCTCCAAGGACTCCCTACTAG
- the LOC123439190 gene encoding disease resistance protein RPM1-like, protein MLEGVIWLLILKLGDALANEAAVLGKSFLVEASALQGLFGEIRKMKEELESMQAFFRTVERFKDADETTVAFVKQIRGLAFNIEDVIDEFTFKLGEDREGMFLLKAIRRVRQIKTWYRLANNLRDIKANLKSAAERRRRYDLKGVERDAKLTRTGSSNRRPAESVHFKRADDLVGIAENRDLLKKWMKDEEQRHMIITVWGMGGVGKTTLVAHVYNAIKTDFDTCAWITVSHSYEANDLLRQIVEEFRKNDRKKEFPNDVDVTDYRSLVETIRRYLEKKRYVLVLDDVWSVNVWFDSKDAFFGGKLGRIIFTSRIYEVALLASEAQMINLQPLQNHYAWDLFCKEAFWKNENRDCPPELQYWANKFVEKCNGLPIAIVCIGRLLSFKSATFLEWENVYRTLELQFTNNCILDMNIILKVSLEDLPHNMKNCFLYCCMFPENHVMQRKWLVRLWVAEGFIEESEHKTLEEVAEDYLTELINRCLLVEVKRNESGYVDDFQMHDILRVLALSKAREENFCIVLDYSRTNLIGKARRLSIQRGDIAHLAESVPHLRSLLVFQNSLTFGSLRSFSRSVQLMSVLNLQDSSIESLPNEVFDLFNLRYLGLRRTKISNISRLIGRLQNLLVLDAWKSKITNLPVEITRLSKLTHLIVTVKPQIPAMQFVPSIGVPAPAGMWSLASLQTLLLVESSSEMVHYLGALVLLRSFRISRVQGCHCEKLFKAITNMVHLTRLGIHADDEQEVLQLDALNPPPLLQKLFLLGTLEKESLPRFFLSISKLKSLTILRLVWSKLEEDMFCYLEELQQLVKLQLYDAFDGSRMHFRATSFQKLRVLKIWGAPHLSRMMIRRGAMPSLVDLKLLLCPELKSLPCGIEHVASLEELTLDSTAEELVDRVRRKKEDNISHVQRVYVGFVRNRELAAERIQ, encoded by the coding sequence ATGTTAGAGGGTGTAATCTGGTTGCTAATCCTgaagctcggggatgccctggCAAATGAGGCAGCTGTTCTAGGGAAGTCGTTTCTCGTCGAAGCATCCGCTCTGCAAGGCCTGTTTGGCGAGATACGGAAAATGAAGGAGGAGCTGGAGAGCATGCAGGCCTTCTTCCGAACCGTCGAGCGGTTCAAGGATGCCGACGAGACAACGGTTGCATTCGTGAAGCAGATCAGGGGCCTTGCCTTTAACATCGAGGATGTTATTGACGAGTTCACCTTCAAGCTGGGGGAAGACCGTGAGGGGATGTTTCTGTTGAAAGCAATTAGGAGGGTCAGGCAGATCAAGACATGGTACCGGCTAGCCAACAATCTGCGTGACATCAAAGCAAATCTCAAGAGTGCTGCTGAGAGAAGGCGCAGGTATGACCTCAAGGGTGTTGAGAGGGACGCAAAGCTGACAAGAACAGGCAGCTCAAACAGAAGGCCTGCAGAGTCTGTACATTTTAAAAGGGCAGATGATCTTGTCGGGATCGCGGAGAATAGAGACTTGCTGAAGAAATGGATGAAAGATGAGGAGCAGCGACACATGATCATCACTGTCTGGGGCATGGGAGGCGTTGGTAAGACAACACTTGTTGCGCATGTCTACAACGCCATCAAGACTGACTTTGACACCTGTGCTTGGATCACCGTGTCTCATAGCTATGAAGCAAATGATCTGCTAAGACAGATTGTTGAAGAGTTCCGGAAGAATGACAGGAAGAAGGAATTTCCAAATGATGTTGATGTTACAGATTACAGAAGCCTGGTGGAGACAATCCGCCGTTACCTAGAGAAGAAAAGGTATGTTCTTGTCCTAGATGATGTTTGGAGTGTGAATGTTTGGTTTGACAGCAAAGATGCTTTTTTTGGTGGCAAACTTGGTCGGATAATTTTCACATCAAGGATATATGAGGTCGcactgcttgcttctgaagcccAGATGATTAACCTGCAACCCTTGCAAAACCACTATGCATGGGATCTGTTTTGTAAAGAGGCGTTTTGGAAGAATGAAAACAGAGACTGCCCACCAGAACTGCAGTATTGGGCAAACAAGTTTGTGGAGAAATGCAATGGCTTGCCGATCGCTATCGTGTGCATCGGGCGCCTCCTGTCGTTCAAGAGCGCGACCTTCCTGGAGTGGGAGAACGTATACAGAACTCTTGAGCTGCAGTTTACAAACAACTGCATCCTGGATATGAACATAATCTTGAAGGTTAGCTTGGAAGACTTGCCACACAACATGAAGAACTGCTTTCTCTACTGCTGCATGTTCCCAGAGAACCATGTGATGCAAAGGAAGTGGCTGGTACGGCTTTGGGTCGCAGAAGGATTTATCGAGGAGAGTGAGCATAAGACACTGGAGGAGGTTGCAGAGGATTACCTGACAGAACTCATCAATCGGTGTCTGCTGGTTGAGGTTAAGAGGAATGAATCAGGATACGTCGATGATTTCCAGATGCATGACATCCTTCGTGTGTTGGCCCTCTCCAAGGCACGCGAAGAGAATTTCTGCATCGTCCTCGATTACTCAAGGACCAATCTTATTGGGAAAGCACGCCGTTTATCGATCCAAAGAGGGGATATCGCACACCTTGCAGAGTCCGTGCCGCACCTCCGCTCCTTGCTTGTCTTCCAGAATTCACTGACTTTCGGCTCGCTCCGTTCATTCTCAAGGTCTGTTCAGTTGATGTCTGTCTTGAATCTGCAAGATAGTTCCATTGAGAGTCTGCCAAATGAGGTGTTTGACTTGTTCAACCTGCGTTATCTCGGCCTTAGGCGAActaaaatttcaaacatctcaCGGCTGATCGGAAGGCTACAGAATCTGCTTGTGTTAGATGCATGGAAAAGCAAAATCACCAACCTTCCAGTGGAAATCACAAGGCTCTCTAAGTTGACGCATCTTATCGTCACCGTGAAGCCGCAGATACCGGCTATGCAGTTTGTTCCTTCTATTGGCGTGCCAGCACCTGCTGGCATGTGGTCTTTGGCAAGCCTGCAGACGTTACTGCTGGTGGAATCCAGCTCAGAAATGGTGCATTACCTTGGTGCTCTGGTTCTGCTGAGATCATTCCGCATCAGTAGGGTTCAGGGCTGCCATTGTGAAAAGCTCTTCAAAGCTATCACCAATATGGTCCATCTAACCCGGCTAGGGATCCATGCGGATGACGAGCAGGAAGTCTTGCAGCTCGACGCACTCAACCCACCTCCGTTACTCCAGAAGCTTTTCTTGCTAGGGACGCTAGAGAAAGAATCGCTGCCTCGGTTCTTCTTGTCCATCAGTAAACTGAAAAGCCTCACCATTCTGCGGCTCGTCTGGTCGAAGCTCGAGGAGGACATGTTCTGCTACCTCGAGGAGCTGCAGCAGCTGGTGAAGCTCCAGCTTTATGATGCGTTTGATGGCAGCCGGATGCACTTCCGTGCAACGTCGTTTCAGAAGCTTCGTGTgctcaagatctggggagctccaCATCTCAGCCGGATGATGATCAGGAGAGGGGCGATGCCCAGCTTGGTCGATCTGAAGCTCCTGCTCTGCCCGGAGCTGAAGTCGTTGCCGTGCGGGATTGAGCATGTGGCTAGCCTTGAAGAGCTAACCTTGGATTCTACGGCGGAAGAGCTTGTCGACAgggttcgccgcaagaaagaggaCAACATATCTCATGTTCAGAGGGTTTACGTTGGTTTCGTCAGGAACCGCGAGCTGGCTGCAGAGAGGATTCAGTAG